A genome region from Gossypium hirsutum isolate 1008001.06 chromosome A04, Gossypium_hirsutum_v2.1, whole genome shotgun sequence includes the following:
- the LOC107948910 gene encoding uncharacterized protein — MEFEDRYRQAQRPKYDCLLFDLDDTLYPLSSGISKECGKNIKDYMVEKLGIEKDKIVELSNLLYKNYGTTMAGLRAIGYDFDYDEYHSYVHGRLPYDNLKPDPQLRSLLLTLPLRKILFTNADKVHAAKALIKLGLEDCFQGIICFETLNPTHKNTVSDDEDDIEFLGSAVATTDVPSSPEIFDIIGHFAELKPGPSATLLPKTPIVCKPQESAIELALKIAKINPQRTLFFDDSVRNIQAGKCVDLHTVLVGTSQRPKGADYALESIHNIKQALPELWETDMKSEVSYSGQVTVETPVTA; from the exons ATGGAATTCGAGGACCGTTATAGACAAGCTCAGAGGCCTAAATATGATTGCCTTCTTTTCG atCTTGATGATACCCTTTATCCCCTTAGTTCTGGTATTTCAAAAGAATGTGGAAAGAACATTAAAG ACTACATGGTTGAAAAGCTGGGGATAGAAAAGGACAAAATCGTTGAACTGTCCAACCTGTTGTATAAGAATTATGGGACAACAATGGCTGGCCTCAGG GCAATTGGTTATGACTTTGACTATGATGAATACCACAGTTACGTTCATGGAAGACTCCCTTATGACAACTTAAAACCAGATCCTCAATTGAGAAGTCTATTGCTGACCTTGCCTCTAAGGAAAATT CTCTTCACAAATGCAGACAAGGTCCATGCAGCTAAAGCTCTGATTAAACTCGGACTAGAAGACTGTTTCCAAGGGATAATCTGCTTTGAGACACTCAATCCTACCCATAAGAATACAGTTTCTGATGATGAAGATGACATTGAGTTTCTGGGATCAGCCGTTGCTACAACTGATGTCCCGAGCAGCCCtgaaatttttgacataattGGCCATTTTGCTGAGCTAAAGCCAGGACCAAGTGCCACATTATTACCCAAGACACCCATTGTCTGCAAGCCACAAGAATCTGCCATAGAGCTTGCTCTCAAGATTGCCAAAATCAACCCTCAGAGAACT TTGTTCTTCGATGATAGTGTCCGCAACATCCAAGCAGGAAAATGCGTTGATCTTCACACTGTGCTg GTGGGCACATCTCAGAGACCTAAAGGAGCAGATTATGCATTAGAAAGCATTCACAACATAAAGCAGGCATTACCAGAGCTTTGGGAAACAGACATGAAATCTGAAGTCAGTTACTCTGGCCAGGTTACAGTGGAGACACCAGTGACAGCTTAG